The following coding sequences are from one Streptomyces sp. NBC_01485 window:
- a CDS encoding type I polyketide synthase — translation MANEETLRTYLKRAMADLQQTREKLQDTLQKGTEPVAVVGMGCRFPGGVTTPEELWQVVAEGVDAVSGFPRNRGWNEADLYDPDPDRPGHSYVREGGFLHGAADFDPAFFGMSPREALATDPQQRLLLETSWEAVERAGIDPHTLKGSRTGVFTGVMYNDYASRLHTAPDGFEGYLINGSAGSVASGRVSYTLGFEGPAVSVDTACSSSLVSLHLAVQSLRAGECTLALAGGVTVMASANAFVEGSRQRALASDGRCKAFSDTADGTGWSEGAGMLLLERLSDARRNGHPVLAVIRGSAVNQDGASNGLTAPNGPSQQRVIRAALASAGLSTADVDAVEAHGTGTPLGDPIEAQAILATYGQHRPAEQPLYLGSLKSNIGHTQAAAGVAGVIKMVQAIRNGVLPRTLHVDTPSSKVDWDAGSVELLTEERAWPLNDRPRRAAVSAFGVSGTNAHVILEQPEQPEQAEETPAVAPAEPADPDTIVPVLLSARTDTALRDQAARLLARIETDPALSPMDVGWTLATGRSTFTHRAALIGNREQLLSALLEFTDGQSSGNAVRGVATSPGRTVFVFPGQGSQWVGMALELIDSAPVFAESMTECAQALAEFTDWSLHEALGDPEALERVDVVQPATWAVMVSLAALWRSYGIHPDAVIGHSQGEIAAACVAGALTLHDAARIVALRSQTIARNLAGNGGMTSLAVPAAEAEALIARWDGRIEIAATNSPTSTVVAGQPNALDALLTMCETDGVRARRIPVDYASHTTHVEQIEHELAQVLASVTPTDTHIPWYSTLDGNWLNGPEANAAYWYRNLRQPVHFHQAIAGLAEQGYSTFIEVSPHPVLTMSIEDTLDTPTALSTLRRDDGTLNRFWTSLAQAWTQGMPVDWTQAFEGTDATRTDLPTYPFQHHRYWLDTPNDLLGGKTATSLGIGSAEHPMLGAMVELPDTDEVLFTGRLSLETIPWLADHSVDGAVLLPGTGFVELALHAGRRLDCASLEDLTLELPLVLPERGSVQLRLTVAGPDDDGRRSFTLFSRPELAPDDEAWSRHAAGVLAVAAPEPVGETAVAWPPDGAEPVAADDLYDVLAASGHGYGPAFQGVRAVWRRGDEVFAEVALGEEYTADAADYGVHPALLDAALHGMRLGDFFGENTDSQVRLPFAWRGVTLWAAGASQLRVRIAPASGDAVSVTVTDTAGRPVASVDALVTRPLQTTTLPGRQDSLYRVEWNLAAPTSALTPADTSALAVIHPGHLAPGWNPGHGIHTSLASLPLDDHGPVPQTIIVSLAHQVTHDIPDDIPTLARKTTHHALQLLQHFLADERLTDSRLVLLTHNAVTTSPGQPAPDLTTAPLWGLVRSAQSENPGRFLLLDIPTDQTDHTATSTAWNTVPAALAWAHTHDEPQLALRPDGIHTPRLTHHNTQPTPTTLPPFGTGTVLITGGTGTLGSLLAHHLVTTHHVQHLHLISRQGPQAPNAQQLTQDLTALGAHITITACDATDHNALAATLDTIPPQHPLTAVIHTAGTLHDNLTTTLTPHQLDTVLQPKTHAAWNLHHLTQHHNLTTFILYSSGAGVLGSAGQAGYSAANVFLDALADVRRAQGLPAVSLAWGLWEPSSGLTGGLGHADRARMARSGVLGLTAEQGLALFDRALADGSESLLVPVRLDLGVLRARAGAVEPMFRGLVRGSVRSLRRADGAMGGEASGSAFGERLASLSADERLRVVLELVRGHAATVLGHTPGGAVDESLPFKDLGFDSLTAVELRNRLNAVTGLRLPATLVFDHPTPAVLARHIVDEIAGRRPVPAEPHPMAAPAPGGADPIVIVGMACRYPGGVRTPEDLWDLVAEGRDAVSEFPTDRGWDTEHLYHPDPDRPGHSYVREGGFLYGAADFDPAFFNLSPREALATDPQQRLLLETSWEAVERAGIDPHSLKGSRTGVFTGVMYNDYASRLHTAPDGLEGYLGSGSAGSVASGRVSYTLGFEGPAVTVDTACSSSLVSLHLAAQSLRAGECTLALAGGVTVMSTPSPFVAYSRQRALASDGRCKPFAEAADGTGWGEGVGVLLLERLSDARRNGHPVLAVLRGSAVNQDGASNGLTAPNGPSQQRVIRAALANARLSTADVDVVEAHGTGTTLGDPIEAQAILATYGQGRDAERPVHLGSLKSNIGHTQAAAGVGGVIKMVQAIRHGVLPRTLHVDTPSTKVDWTAGSVEILSDERPWPLTDRPRRAAVSAFGVSGTNAHVILEQGPAPSPVTEAPAPGATVPVLLSARTDTALRDQAARLVARIETDPALSPVDVGWTLATGRSTFTHRAALIGNRDQLLPALRDLSAGKPIPNVMQGVATNAGRTVFVFPGQGSQWVGMALELIDSAPVFAKSMTECAQALAEFTDWSLHEALGDPAALERVDVVQPATWAVMISLAALWRSYGVQPDAVIGHSQGEIAAAHVAGALTLQDAARVIALRSQTIARNLAGNGGMTSLAVSAAEAEALIARWDGRIEIAATNSPTSTVVAGQPTALDALLTVCQENGMRARRIAVDYASHTTHVEQIQDELAQLLTGIQPVTGHIPWYSTLDGNWLNGPEADAAYWYRNLRQPVRFHQAITDLAEQGYSTFIETSPHPVLTMSIDDAVGASAALGTLRRGEGGLGRFWTSLAEAWSQGVSVDWTHAFAGKHASRTDLPTYPFQRDRYWLDASAEPKPTPSGNDVDTRFWETVEGEDLTAIEQAFAISADQPFRTVLPALSTWRQQQRDQSRRKSWVYKVGWVPVPMDASPRLSGTWLVVAPAGSEESKEEAARTVLEALAQHGAQSVVLELDVNAIDRAVWAEQLTHTLNTTTHLTGIISLLAFTPQNPHTTTPEAGPALTATLTLTQTLTDTQTHNPTPLWCITQNAVTTGHDNDGHPNPHHAQIWGLGRTTALEHPQHWAALIDLPTTHTSTTAQALATLLTNTTHEDQTAIRTTHTYARRLHHHTPTTTPHPTTLPSSALRNWNPNGTVLITGGTGALGTHLTHWLTHHGIHHIHLASRQGPNTPGNTQLTQQLAQQGTHLTTTACDITNPRQLTQLLNSIPPQHPLTAIIHTAGTLHDTTLTNQTPTHLTTTHAPKAHAATLLHHHTQHHNLNAFILFSSAAATLGSTAQANYAAANAHLDALATHRHTQGLPATSIAWGRWAGNGLAAQDSAVQRLERDGIGAMAPEDALAVLEEVLEQDEPCLTVIDVDWERFAPRWTAGRPSPLLSALPEAQRALAKERAAEPTAPVGGTEPGSALRTRLTGLSGSEQHWQLLELVRGEVAAVLGHSGTAVRETITASRSFRELGFDSLTAVELRKRLNAATGLSLAASLAFDHPTPQALAEHLRTELYQGYDVSDGAPGMADLLNELDRLKGRITALATVDGAAGDADAGPGEVVSRLKELLRLCEEPRRPSATVSAEAEAEAEAEAEAEAEAEAEAEAEAGAGAGAGAGAGATKAKAGIEAASDDEMYDFLSKEFGIS, via the coding sequence ATGGCGAACGAGGAAACACTTCGTACCTACCTCAAACGGGCGATGGCTGATCTCCAGCAGACCCGGGAGAAGCTCCAGGACACGCTTCAGAAGGGTACGGAGCCGGTCGCCGTCGTCGGAATGGGCTGCCGCTTCCCCGGCGGGGTGACCACTCCCGAGGAACTCTGGCAGGTGGTCGCGGAAGGCGTCGACGCCGTCTCCGGCTTTCCCCGCAACCGTGGTTGGAACGAAGCCGACCTCTACGACCCGGATCCGGACCGCCCCGGCCACAGCTACGTCCGCGAAGGCGGGTTCCTGCACGGTGCCGCCGACTTCGATCCGGCGTTCTTCGGCATGTCCCCACGCGAGGCCCTCGCCACCGACCCGCAGCAGCGGCTCCTGCTGGAGACCTCCTGGGAAGCGGTGGAACGGGCCGGCATCGACCCCCACACCCTCAAAGGCAGCCGCACCGGCGTCTTCACCGGCGTCATGTACAACGACTACGCCTCCCGCCTCCACACCGCACCCGACGGCTTCGAGGGCTACCTGATCAACGGCAGCGCGGGCAGCGTCGCCTCCGGCCGCGTCTCCTACACCCTCGGCTTCGAGGGCCCGGCGGTGAGCGTCGACACCGCCTGCTCCTCCTCCCTGGTCAGCCTGCACCTGGCGGTCCAGTCGCTCCGCGCGGGCGAGTGCACTCTCGCGCTGGCCGGCGGCGTCACCGTGATGGCCTCCGCCAACGCCTTCGTGGAGGGCAGCCGTCAGCGGGCGCTGGCCTCCGACGGCCGCTGCAAGGCCTTCTCCGACACCGCCGACGGCACAGGCTGGTCCGAGGGCGCCGGCATGCTGCTCCTGGAACGGCTCTCCGACGCCCGCCGCAACGGCCACCCCGTCCTGGCCGTCATCCGTGGCTCAGCCGTCAACCAGGACGGCGCCTCCAACGGCCTCACCGCCCCCAACGGCCCCTCCCAGCAACGTGTCATCCGGGCCGCCCTCGCCAGTGCCGGACTGTCGACGGCGGACGTGGACGCCGTCGAGGCCCACGGCACCGGAACTCCCCTGGGCGACCCCATCGAGGCACAGGCGATCCTCGCCACGTACGGGCAGCACCGGCCCGCTGAACAGCCGCTGTATCTCGGCTCGTTGAAGTCCAACATCGGGCACACACAGGCGGCTGCGGGTGTCGCCGGCGTCATCAAGATGGTCCAGGCCATACGCAACGGCGTGCTGCCCCGCACGCTGCACGTCGACACGCCGTCCAGCAAGGTCGACTGGGATGCCGGGTCGGTGGAACTTCTGACGGAGGAGCGCGCCTGGCCGCTAAACGACCGCCCGCGCCGTGCCGCCGTCTCCGCCTTCGGCGTCAGCGGCACCAACGCCCACGTCATCCTCGAACAACCCGAACAACCCGAACAGGCCGAGGAGACTCCGGCGGTCGCCCCCGCCGAACCAGCGGATCCGGACACCATCGTTCCCGTGCTGCTGTCCGCCCGGACGGACACAGCGCTGCGCGACCAGGCGGCTCGGCTCCTGGCCCGGATCGAGACCGATCCTGCGCTGTCCCCCATGGACGTGGGCTGGACCCTGGCCACCGGCCGATCCACCTTCACACACCGAGCCGCTCTCATCGGCAACCGCGAGCAACTGCTCTCCGCCTTGCTCGAGTTCACGGACGGGCAGTCATCGGGCAACGCAGTGCGGGGCGTGGCCACCAGCCCCGGCCGGACCGTGTTCGTCTTCCCCGGCCAGGGATCCCAGTGGGTGGGCATGGCCCTCGAACTCATCGACAGCGCCCCCGTGTTCGCGGAGTCCATGACCGAATGCGCCCAGGCACTGGCCGAGTTCACCGACTGGTCCCTCCACGAAGCCCTCGGCGACCCCGAAGCACTGGAACGCGTCGACGTCGTCCAGCCCGCGACCTGGGCCGTCATGGTCTCCCTCGCCGCACTCTGGCGCTCCTACGGCATCCACCCCGACGCCGTCATCGGCCACTCCCAAGGAGAAATCGCCGCCGCCTGCGTCGCAGGAGCCCTCACCCTCCACGACGCCGCCCGCATCGTCGCCCTGCGCTCCCAGACCATCGCCCGCAACCTCGCAGGCAACGGCGGCATGACATCCCTCGCCGTACCCGCAGCCGAAGCAGAGGCCTTGATCGCCCGCTGGGACGGACGCATCGAGATCGCCGCCACCAACAGCCCCACCAGCACCGTCGTCGCAGGCCAACCCAACGCCCTCGACGCACTCCTCACGATGTGCGAGACAGACGGAGTACGCGCCCGCCGCATCCCCGTCGACTACGCCTCCCACACCACCCACGTCGAACAGATCGAACACGAACTCGCCCAGGTACTGGCCAGCGTCACCCCCACCGACACCCACATCCCGTGGTACTCCACCCTCGACGGCAACTGGCTCAACGGCCCCGAAGCCAACGCCGCCTACTGGTACCGCAACCTCCGCCAACCCGTCCACTTCCACCAAGCCATAGCGGGCCTCGCCGAACAGGGCTACAGCACCTTCATCGAGGTCAGCCCCCACCCCGTCCTCACCATGAGCATCGAGGACACCCTCGACACCCCGACCGCCCTGAGCACGCTCCGCCGCGACGACGGCACCCTCAACCGCTTCTGGACCTCCCTCGCCCAGGCCTGGACGCAGGGCATGCCCGTCGACTGGACACAGGCCTTCGAGGGCACCGACGCCACCCGCACCGACCTCCCCACCTACCCCTTCCAACACCACCGCTACTGGCTCGACACCCCCAACGATCTGCTCGGCGGCAAGACGGCCACGAGTCTGGGGATCGGCTCGGCGGAGCATCCGATGCTCGGTGCGATGGTGGAACTGCCCGACACCGACGAGGTGTTGTTCACCGGGCGGCTGTCTCTGGAGACCATTCCCTGGCTGGCGGATCACTCGGTCGACGGGGCGGTGCTGCTCCCCGGCACGGGATTCGTCGAGCTGGCGTTGCACGCCGGGCGTCGGCTGGACTGCGCGTCGCTGGAGGATCTGACGCTGGAACTCCCGCTGGTGCTCCCCGAACGCGGCAGTGTTCAGCTGCGGTTGACCGTAGCCGGGCCGGACGACGACGGGCGCCGTTCGTTCACTCTGTTCTCGCGGCCCGAGCTGGCGCCGGACGACGAGGCGTGGAGCCGTCACGCGGCGGGCGTACTGGCCGTGGCCGCGCCCGAGCCCGTCGGGGAGACCGCGGTGGCCTGGCCTCCGGACGGGGCCGAACCGGTTGCAGCCGATGACCTGTATGACGTTCTGGCGGCGTCCGGGCACGGTTATGGTCCGGCGTTCCAGGGGGTGCGGGCTGTTTGGCGGCGTGGGGACGAGGTGTTCGCCGAGGTTGCACTCGGTGAGGAATACACGGCCGACGCCGCCGACTACGGCGTGCACCCCGCGTTGCTGGACGCCGCCCTGCACGGAATGCGTCTGGGCGACTTCTTCGGCGAGAACACCGACAGCCAGGTCCGGCTGCCCTTCGCCTGGCGCGGCGTCACACTGTGGGCCGCCGGCGCGTCACAGTTGAGGGTGCGGATCGCTCCGGCCTCCGGAGACGCCGTGTCGGTGACCGTCACCGACACCGCCGGCCGGCCCGTCGCCTCCGTCGACGCACTCGTCACCCGGCCCCTCCAGACCACCACCCTGCCCGGCCGCCAGGACTCCCTGTACCGGGTCGAATGGAACCTCGCCGCTCCGACCTCGGCCCTCACCCCCGCCGACACCTCCGCTCTCGCCGTCATCCACCCCGGGCACCTCGCGCCGGGCTGGAACCCCGGCCACGGCATCCACACCAGCCTCGCCTCCCTCCCACTCGACGACCACGGCCCAGTACCCCAGACCATCATCGTGTCCCTCGCCCACCAGGTCACGCACGACATCCCCGACGACATCCCCACCCTGGCCCGCAAGACCACACACCACGCCCTCCAACTGCTCCAGCACTTCCTCGCCGACGAACGCCTCACCGACTCCCGACTCGTACTGCTCACCCACAACGCCGTCACCACCAGCCCCGGACAACCAGCCCCCGACCTCACAACCGCCCCCCTATGGGGCCTCGTACGATCCGCCCAGTCCGAAAACCCCGGACGATTCCTCCTCCTCGACATCCCCACCGACCAGACCGACCACACCGCAACCTCAACCGCATGGAACACCGTCCCCGCCGCCCTCGCCTGGGCCCACACCCACGACGAACCCCAACTCGCCCTACGCCCCGACGGCATCCACACCCCCCGCCTCACCCACCACAACACCCAACCCACCCCCACCACCCTCCCCCCCTTCGGCACAGGAACCGTCCTCATCACCGGCGGCACCGGCACCCTCGGCTCACTCCTCGCACACCACCTCGTCACCACCCACCACGTCCAACACCTCCACCTCATCAGCCGCCAAGGCCCCCAAGCCCCCAACGCACAACAACTCACCCAAGACCTCACCGCACTCGGCGCACACATCACCATCACCGCCTGCGACGCAACCGACCACAACGCACTCGCCGCCACACTCGACACCATCCCACCCCAACACCCCCTCACCGCCGTCATCCACACCGCAGGCACCCTCCACGACAACCTCACCACCACCCTCACCCCCCACCAACTCGACACCGTCCTACAACCCAAAACCCACGCCGCCTGGAACCTCCACCACCTCACCCAACACCACAACCTCACCACCTTCATCCTCTACTCCTCCGGTGCCGGGGTGCTCGGGAGCGCCGGGCAGGCGGGGTATTCGGCGGCCAATGTGTTCCTGGACGCGCTGGCAGACGTGCGTCGGGCGCAAGGGCTGCCCGCCGTCTCGTTGGCGTGGGGGCTGTGGGAGCCCAGCAGTGGGCTGACCGGCGGGCTGGGGCACGCGGACCGGGCGCGTATGGCGCGTTCGGGTGTGCTGGGGCTCACCGCCGAGCAAGGGCTGGCCCTGTTCGACCGGGCGCTCGCCGACGGCAGCGAATCCCTCCTCGTACCCGTGCGGCTGGACCTGGGCGTCCTGCGGGCCCGGGCCGGTGCGGTCGAGCCGATGTTCCGTGGGCTGGTGCGGGGCTCGGTGCGTTCCCTGCGGCGGGCCGACGGCGCTATGGGCGGCGAGGCGAGTGGTTCGGCGTTCGGCGAGCGGCTGGCCTCGCTCTCCGCCGACGAACGGCTCCGTGTGGTGCTGGAGCTGGTGCGTGGTCATGCGGCGACCGTTCTCGGGCATACGCCCGGCGGTGCCGTGGACGAGAGTCTGCCCTTCAAGGATCTCGGCTTCGACTCCCTCACGGCGGTCGAGCTCCGCAACCGGCTCAACGCCGTGACCGGGCTGCGGCTGCCCGCCACCCTGGTCTTCGACCACCCCACCCCGGCTGTGCTGGCACGGCACATCGTGGACGAGATCGCAGGGCGGCGACCGGTCCCCGCCGAGCCACACCCGATGGCGGCACCGGCGCCGGGCGGCGCCGACCCGATCGTGATCGTGGGTATGGCCTGCCGTTACCCCGGCGGGGTCCGCACCCCGGAGGACCTGTGGGACCTGGTCGCCGAAGGACGCGACGCGGTCTCCGAGTTCCCCACCGACCGAGGCTGGGACACCGAACACCTCTACCACCCCGACCCCGACCGCCCCGGCCACAGCTACGTCCGCGAAGGCGGATTCCTCTACGGCGCCGCCGATTTCGACCCCGCGTTCTTCAACCTCTCCCCACGCGAGGCCCTCGCCACCGACCCGCAGCAGCGGCTCCTGCTGGAGACCTCCTGGGAAGCGGTGGAACGGGCCGGCATCGACCCGCACTCGCTGAAAGGCAGCCGCACCGGCGTCTTCACCGGCGTCATGTACAACGACTACGCCTCCCGCCTCCACACCGCACCCGACGGCCTTGAGGGATACCTCGGCAGCGGCAGCGCGGGCAGTGTCGCCTCCGGCCGCGTCTCCTACACCCTCGGCTTCGAGGGCCCGGCGGTGACCGTCGACACCGCCTGCTCCTCTTCCCTGGTCAGCTTGCATCTGGCGGCGCAGTCGCTCCGCGCGGGCGAGTGCACCCTTGCCCTGGCGGGTGGCGTCACCGTCATGTCGACGCCGTCGCCCTTCGTCGCGTACAGCCGTCAGCGCGCGCTGGCATCCGACGGACGCTGCAAGCCGTTCGCGGAAGCGGCGGACGGCACGGGGTGGGGTGAGGGGGTCGGCGTACTGCTGCTGGAACGGCTCTCCGACGCCCGCCGCAACGGCCATCCGGTACTCGCCGTGCTTCGTGGCTCGGCCGTCAACCAGGACGGCGCCTCCAACGGCCTCACCGCCCCCAACGGCCCCTCCCAGCAGCGGGTGATCCGCGCCGCCCTCGCCAACGCCCGGCTGTCAACGGCGGACGTGGATGTCGTGGAGGCACACGGTACGGGCACGACGTTGGGTGACCCGATCGAGGCTCAGGCCATTCTCGCCACGTACGGGCAGGGCCGGGACGCCGAACGGCCGGTCCATCTCGGCTCGTTGAAATCCAACATCGGCCACACGCAGGCGGCGGCAGGCGTCGGGGGCGTCATCAAGATGGTCCAGGCGATACGTCATGGCGTGCTGCCGCGCACGCTGCACGTCGACACGCCCTCCACCAAGGTGGACTGGACCGCCGGTTCCGTCGAGATCCTCAGCGACGAGCGCCCCTGGCCGCTCACCGACCGCCCCCGCCGGGCCGCCGTCTCCGCGTTCGGCGTCAGCGGCACCAACGCCCACGTCATCCTCGAACAGGGGCCCGCCCCCTCTCCCGTCACGGAAGCACCGGCACCAGGCGCCACAGTCCCCGTGCTGCTGTCCGCCCGGACGGACACGGCGCTGCGCGACCAGGCGGCTCGGCTCGTGGCCCGGATCGAGACCGATCCTGCGCTGTCCCCCGTCGACGTGGGCTGGACCCTGGCCACCGGCCGATCCACCTTCACACACCGCGCGGCCCTCATCGGCAACCGCGACCAGCTACTGCCCGCCTTGCGCGATCTCTCGGCCGGGAAGCCCATTCCCAACGTGATGCAGGGCGTGGCCACGAACGCCGGGCGAACCGTGTTCGTCTTCCCCGGCCAGGGATCCCAGTGGGTGGGCATGGCCCTCGAACTCATCGACAGCGCCCCCGTGTTCGCGAAGTCCATGACCGAATGCGCCCAGGCACTGGCCGAGTTCACCGACTGGTCCCTCCACGAAGCCCTCGGCGACCCCGCCGCACTGGAACGCGTCGACGTCGTCCAGCCCGCGACCTGGGCCGTCATGATCTCCCTCGCCGCACTCTGGCGCTCCTACGGTGTCCAGCCCGACGCCGTCATCGGCCACTCCCAGGGCGAAATCGCCGCCGCCCATGTCGCGGGAGCCCTCACCCTCCAGGACGCCGCCCGTGTCATCGCCCTGCGCTCCCAGACCATCGCCCGCAACCTCGCAGGCAACGGCGGCATGACATCCCTCGCCGTATCCGCAGCCGAAGCAGAAGCCTTGATCGCCCGCTGGGACGGCCGTATCGAGATCGCCGCCACCAACAGCCCCACCAGCACCGTCGTGGCAGGCCAACCCACCGCCCTCGACGCACTCCTGACGGTATGTCAGGAGAACGGCATGCGTGCCCGACGCATCGCCGTCGACTACGCCTCCCACACCACCCACGTCGAACAGATCCAAGACGAACTCGCCCAACTCCTCACCGGCATCCAACCGGTGACCGGCCACATCCCGTGGTACTCCACCCTCGACGGCAACTGGCTCAACGGCCCCGAAGCCGACGCCGCCTACTGGTACCGCAACCTCCGCCAACCCGTCCGATTCCACCAAGCGATAACAGACCTCGCCGAACAGGGCTACAGCACCTTCATCGAGACCAGCCCCCACCCCGTCCTCACCATGAGCATCGACGACGCTGTGGGCGCGTCGGCCGCGCTGGGCACTCTGCGACGCGGCGAAGGCGGCCTCGGCCGGTTCTGGACCTCTCTGGCCGAAGCCTGGTCGCAGGGCGTGTCCGTCGACTGGACGCACGCCTTCGCCGGCAAGCACGCCAGCCGTACCGACCTCCCGACGTATCCCTTCCAGCGCGACCGGTACTGGCTGGACGCATCGGCCGAGCCCAAGCCCACTCCCTCCGGGAACGACGTCGACACCCGCTTCTGGGAAACCGTCGAAGGCGAAGACCTCACAGCCATCGAGCAGGCCTTCGCCATCTCGGCAGACCAGCCCTTCCGGACCGTCCTCCCCGCACTGTCCACCTGGCGACAGCAGCAGCGGGATCAGAGTCGCAGGAAGAGCTGGGTCTACAAGGTCGGCTGGGTGCCCGTCCCGATGGACGCGTCCCCTCGTCTGTCCGGCACCTGGCTGGTTGTCGCACCCGCCGGCTCGGAGGAGTCAAAGGAGGAAGCGGCGAGGACCGTACTCGAGGCCCTGGCACAGCACGGAGCGCAGTCGGTCGTGCTGGAGCTGGACGTGAACGCGATCGACCGTGCTGTGTGGGCGGAGCAACTCACCCACACCCTCAACACCACCACCCACCTCACCGGCATCATCTCCCTCCTCGCCTTCACACCCCAAAACCCCCACACCACCACCCCCGAGGCCGGACCCGCACTCACCGCCACCCTCACCCTCACCCAAACCCTCACCGACACCCAAACCCACAACCCCACACCCCTGTGGTGCATCACCCAAAACGCCGTCACCACCGGACACGACAACGACGGACACCCCAACCCCCACCACGCCCAAATCTGGGGACTCGGCCGCACCACCGCCCTCGAACACCCCCAACACTGGGCCGCACTCATCGACCTCCCCACCACCCACACCAGCACCACCGCCCAAGCCCTCGCCACACTCCTCACCAACACCACCCACGAAGACCAGACAGCCATCCGCACCACCCACACCTACGCCCGCCGCCTCCACCACCACACACCCACCACAACCCCACACCCCACCACCCTCCCCTCCTCCGCACTCCGCAACTGGAACCCCAACGGCACCGTCCTCATCACCGGCGGCACCGGAGCCCTCGGCACCCACCTCACCCACTGGCTCACCCACCACGGCATCCACCACATCCACCTCGCCAGCCGACAAGGACCCAACACCCCCGGCAACACCCAACTCACCCAACAACTCGCCCAACAAGGAACCCACCTCACCACCACCGCCTGCGACATCACCAACCCCCGACAACTCACCCAACTCCTCAACTCCATCCCACCCCAACACCCCCTCACCGCCATCATCCACACCGCAGGCACCCTCCACGACACCACCCTCACCAACCAAACCCCCACCCACCTCACCACCACCCACGCCCCCAAAGCCCACGCCGCCACCCTCCTCCACCACCACACCCAACACCACAACCTCAACGCCTTCATCCTCTTCTCCAGCGCAGCCGCCACCCTCGGCAGCACAGCCCAAGCCAACTACGCCGCCGCCAACGCCCACCTCGACGCCCTCGCCACCCACCGCCACACCCAAGGACTCCCCGCCACCTCCATCGCCTGGGGACGCTGGGCCGGAAACGGACTCGCCGCGCAGGACTCGGCGGTGCAGCGGCTGGAGCGGGACGGCATCGGCGCCATGGCGCCCGAGGACGCGCTCGCGGTGCTCGAAGAGGTGCTTGAGCAGGACGAGCCGTGCCTCACGGTCATCGACGTGGACTGGGAGCGCTTCGCGCCCCGTTGGACAGCCGGCCGGCCCTCCCCCCTGCTGTCCGCGCTGCCCGAGGCGCAGCGCGCACTCGCCAAGGAGCGGGCCGCCGAGCCCACAGCTCCGGTCGGCGGCACCGAGCCGGGCTCCGCTCTGCGTACGCGGCTGACCGGACTGAGTGGATCCGAACAACACTGGCAGCTACTGGAGTTGGTGCGCGGCGAGGTCGCGGCCGTGCTCGGGCACAGCGGCACCGCCGTCCGGGAGACCATCACCGCGAGCCGGTCCTTCCGGGAGCTGGGCTTCGACTCCCTCACCGCCGTCGAACTCCGCAAGCGCCTCAACGCGGCCACCGGCCTCAGTCTCGCGGCGTCGCTCGCCTTCGACCACCCCACCCCGCAGGCCCTCGCCGAACACCTCCGGACCGAGTTGTACCAGGGGTACGACGTCTCCGACGGCGCCCCGGGCATGGCGGACCTGCTCAATGAGCTGGACCGGTTGAAGGGCCGGATCACGGCCCTCGCCACGGTCGACGGCGCCGCTGGTGACGCCGACGCCGGTCCCGGTGAGGTCGTATCCCGGCTGAAGGAGTTGCTCCGGCTCTGCGAGGAGCCACGACGGCCGTCCGCCACCGTCTCCGCAGAGGCAGAGGCAGAGGCAGAGGCAGAGGCAGAGGCAGAGGCAGAGGCAGAGGCAGAGGCAGAGGCAGAGGCAGGGGCAGGGGCAGGGGCAGGGGCAGGGGCAGGGGCTACAAAGGCCAAGGCCGGGATCGAGGCGGCCTCGGACGACGAGATGTACGACTTCCTCAGCAAAGAGTTCGGGATCTCGTAG